The following nucleotide sequence is from Coffea eugenioides isolate CCC68of chromosome 10, Ceug_1.0, whole genome shotgun sequence.
AATCTATTGCAAATCCCGTGGGATCAAATTGGAGAAAATTGTGCCAAAAACTCCTCAAGAGAATGGAGTAGCAAAGAGGATGAATAGATCCATCACTGAACGGGTCAGATATATGCTCTCTAATACTAAGTTGCCAAAATCCTTTTGGGATGAGACAATGAGGACTGCAGTTGATTTGATAAATATTTCTCCATCAGTTCCTCTAGATGGTGATATCCCAGAGAAGGTATGGACGGAAAAAGATGTGTCCTTTAAGCACTTGAGAGTTTTTGATTGTTGGGCATTTGTTCATATTTCCAAATATGTGAggtcaaaatttgatgtaaaattAACACAATGCATTTTTTTGGGTTATGGACATGAATATTTTGGTTACAGATTGTATGATCATATTGAGAAGAAAGTGATCAGGAGCAGAGATGTTGTCTTCTTTGAAGATCAAACCATTGAAAACATTGATAAAGGTGATAAGTCAAAATTTTCAGATGACATTCCTGCTAGCTCAAATTCAGATCCAGATCCAATTCCAATACCTGTTGATTTTAATCAAGGGGGAGCTGAAACAGAGCAGAAAGAGGATGTTAATGATGGTGATAATCCTACTGCTGATGAACCTGAGCATGAGGCACCACCtactccaccaccaccaccacagGATGAGTTTAGAAGATCTACCAGAGAGAGGCGACCTTCTAGTAGATATAATCATCATAAATATTTGTTGTTAACAGATGGAGGAGAGCTAGAATCCTGCTGTGAGGCTTTAGAGCATGAGAACAAAGAAGATTGGTTGCGAGCCATGCAAAAAGAGATGGTGTCCCTGCATGAGAATCACACTTATGAGTTAGTAAAACTGCCTAAAGGTAAGAGAGCTCTAAAGAATAAATGAATTTACAGGTTGAAGAATCAAGAGCACAGCTCACAATCAAAGTACAAAGCAAGATTGGTTGTGAAGGAATTTAGTCAAAAGAAGGGTATAGATTTTGAAGAAATCTTCTCTCCTGTggtaaaaatgtcatcaattcGAGTTGTTCTTGGTATTGCAGCCATCTTGAATTTGGAGATTGAACAATTTGATGTGAAGACAGCCTTCCTACATGGCGACTTGGAAAAGGAGATCTACATGGAGCAACCGGAGGGGTTCAAAGAAAGTGACAAGGAAAATCTTGTATGCCGTCTCAAGAAGAGTTTGTATGCGTTGAAACAGGTACCGAAACAGTTGTATAAGAAATTTGACTCTTTCATGACAGATCATTGGTACCACAGGACTACATCTGATCACTGTgtttatgtgaaaaatttttcagatggtgattttgttattctcttgctatatgttgatgacatgttgATTGTTGGCCGTGATACTATAAAAATTGACAGGTTAAAAAAGGAGTTAAGTAAATCCTTTGCAATGAAGGATTTAGAGCTGGCTAGACAGATACTGGGGATGAAAATCTCACGTGACAGGCACAATGGAAGATCTAGTTgtctcaagaaaaatacattgAGAAAGTACTCAACAGGTTTAACATGAGTAAGGCTAAGGAAGTCTCAACTCCACTTGCAGGTCACTTTAAACTAAATATCAAGCAGTGTCCTACAAGtgagaaagataaagaaaacaTGAAGAAGGTTTCTTATGCTTCGGCTGTTGGTAACTTGATGTATGCTATGGTTTGCACCAGACCAGATATTGCTCATGCAGTTGGAGTAGTCAGTCGGTATATCTCTAATCCTAGTAAGGAGCATTGGAATGCTGTCAAATGGATTCTTAGGTATCTCAAGGGAACTTCTAGATTGTGTCTATGTTTCGGCAATGGTAAAACTATGCTAGATGGATACACTGATGCAGATATGGCAGGTGATCTTGACAATAGGAAATCCACATCTGGgtacttgatgatttttgcagGGGAGCAGTGTCATGACAAAGTAAGTTACAGAAGTGTATCGCCCTTTCCAATACAGAGTCGAAGTACATCGCAATCACTGAATCATGCAAGGAGACTCTTTGGTTGCAGAAATTCCTTCAAGAGTTGGGTATGAAACAAGAGAAGTATAGTCTTTACTGTGACAGTCAGAGCACTATTCATTTGTGTAAGAACTCTACATTTCACTCTCGATCCAAACACATTGATGTGAGATATCATTGGATTCGAGAAGTACTGGATTCCAAACTGTTGACACTTGAGAAGGTGTATACAAATGATAATGGTGCTGACATGTTTACTAAGACATTACCTAAGGAGAAACTCTTGTTTTGCAGACAAGAAGCATGTCTAGTGGAGCCCCCCAAATGAACtggagggggagattgttggacTTGTGTTGTGGGCCAATCCATTTGTGGGCCAACCCACTTATGCAAGTACTTGAGGGTTTCTCAAGCTAAAATACTTTTTTGCAGCCGTTGCTTGCTTCTTGAGATTGAGAGAAAAGGTCAGCCGCCATCTTCCTCCTTTTTTTGAGAGAAACGAAGAGAGAGATAGAGTGAGAGCTAGAGAGAGAAAATTCTCTGCAACTTTGAAGGCTCAGTTGGAAGACGATTTGAAATCCGATTGAGACGAAATTTTACACGCGCGATTCTCTCATCATGCTCTACTCATCTACCTGTTCAGATTTCGGATTTCCTTTTCGTTTGATAATACCTTTCCAAACCTACTTATTTGACAGTTGTAattttttggggtgattttgtagCAGATTGGCTTGGTTGGTATTGGTGATATTGTTGTCACTCGAATACTTCGGGTAGACCTGTGTATTCCCATTATTGTGATAGTGGAGATTTTTGACTGAATTAGGTCCCGTGATTTTTCCCAATTTGGGTTTTCCACGTAAAAATTCTAGTGTCCtgtgccttttatttttcttgcattttattattACTGCTGATATTATTACTTGATGATTTGGTTTATTCCTATTTTAACTAGTATTCGGGGAAAGAGTTATGTATCTTGGGTTTACTCTGATATTGTGTGCCTGCACTTGTACCCCTTTTCCAACAACTAAGATTCATTATGAATTTACACCGTCTTTGGGTTTATATTTTTGCATGGACAAACTCCACTTTGTACCCTCGAATTTGTATTACTTTTTTACTTTGCACACTAAACTTAAATTTTGGACACCTTGCATGTTAAACTCTCAATTTTGTCCTATTTAAGTCAAGTCAATGACAACTTTTGCAAAATTAATGTAATAAAGAACCCAAAAAATTAATGATAATGTGTTGAAAGTAATCAAAAGGTGCCAAAGTATTCTagcaaaaataaatttaatatattatcaTTATTTTGTACCATCTTTTATCTTGTTAATTTTGCACTATCTTTTATCTCGTTAATTTTGCGAACATAATCATTTATTAGATTTAAATAGAATAAACTTGAAAGTTTAGGTGTCAAGTGTTTAAAATTAAGAGTTTATGATGCAAAGTATCTCAAATTGAAATTTAGAGTACAGAGTGAAAAAGTGATACAAGTTTAAGGATATAAAGTGGACTTAATCCTTATATGTATAtctgtatatacatatatttacacacACTTGCATCATGAATGAGTTGAATATCTTTGATATTAATCCATTTAAACTTGTTATTGGAACAGTTAAATTATCGATgttaaaattaaatatattaatgATATTAAAAATTCCTAGGAATTGTCCAATTATAATTTACTTACTAAAATTTGATGGGTTCCTTTATTCTAGGCACAAGATAAaaggtgagtttttttttttttttttgtaagtaggAGGTCTTGAACATAAAATCTCGCACTTATAATCTTTTTTCCTTACCACCTAACTCAACCCTCCCCTCCCCTCAAGATAAAAGATGAGCTGAATTATTCTTCGTAAGTAAAAATTCAAGTTTTTTGTGCAATTTTGTAGGCAAATTAAGGAGTCGGGAATAATGTCACAATTTTATAGTGGGCTTACCCTTTTTTCTATTGAGAATATAATAGACCATAATAAACTTTTGGTTTGGCTAAAGGGGAGTCATTAAGAGGAGATTCAAATGTTAGTTTTTCNNNNNNNNNNNNNNNNNNNNNNNNNNNNNNNNNNNNNNNNNNNNNNNNNNNNNNNNNNNNNNNNNNNNNNNNNNNNNNNNNNNNNNNNNNNNNNNNNNNNNNNNNNNNNNNNNNNNNNNNNNNNNNNNNNNNNNNNNNNNNNNNNNNNNNNNNNNNNNNNNNNNNNNNNNNNNNNNNNNNNNNNNNNNNNNNNNNNNNNNNNNNNNNNNNNNNNNNNNNNNNNNNNNNNNNNNNNNNNNNNNNNNNNNNNNNNNNNNNNNNNNNNNNNNNNNNNNNNNNNNNNNNNNNNNNNNNNNNNNNNNNNNNNNNNNNNNNNNNNNNNNNNNNNNNNNNNNNNNNNNNNNNNNNNNNNNNNNNNNNNNNNNNNNNNNNNNNNNNNNNNNNNNNNNNNNNNNNNNNNNNNNNNNNNNNNNNNNNNNNNNNNNNNNNNNNNNNNNNNNNNNNNNNNNNNNNNNNNNNNNNNNNNNNNNNNNNNNNNNNNNNNNNNNNNNNNNNNNNNNNNNNNNNNNNNNNNNNNNNNNNNNNNNNNNNNNNNNNNNNNNNNNNNNNNNNNNNNNNNNNNNNNNNNNNNNNNNNNNNNNNNNNNNNNNNNNNNNNNNNNNNNNNNNNNNNNNNNNNNNNNNNNNNNNNNNNNNNNNNNNNNNNNNNNNNNNNNNNNNNNNNNNNNNNNNNNNNNNNNNNNNNNNNNNNNNNNNNNNNNNNNNNNNNNNNNNNNNNNNNNNNNNNNNNNNNNNNNNNNNNNNNNNNNNNNNNNNNNNNNNNNNNNNNNNNNNNNNNNNNNNNNNNNNNNNNNNNNNNNNNNNNNNNNNNNNNNNNNNNNNNNNNNNNNNNNNNNNNNNNNNNNNNNNNNNNNNNNNNNNNNNNNNNNNNNNNNNNNNNNNNNNNNNNNNNNNNNNNNNNNNNNNNNNNNNNNNNNNNNNNNNNNNNNNNNNNNNNNNNNNNNNNNNNNNNNNNNNNNNNNNNNNNNNNNNNNNNNNNNNNNNNNNNNNNNNNNNNNNNNAAAATTATTTGCCGATTGAAGACAAGGTATGCAATATGgttgtttcatttcaaatgataCATTTAACATATTACATCTTTATGATacatatttgaaataatttttacaTTTCATATGGTTTATTAAACAGCTTGCAGGGCAAGAAAGAATGTTTGCCGAAAAGTATATATTGCAGCAGTTTTCCAATGATAAAGCGCGAATCCTGGACTAcatatttaatgaaaaatataatCAGCAGTAATATATTTAAGCAACACAATATTGGATTTTTCATAACAACTATTTTAGCATTAGCATTGTTATTAATTGTAGACTCAATTAACAATTATTTGCAGCGAACCAATTGTGCATATTGGACAAGAGTTTGCCTCAAGAAGTGATCTGGCATGCTTGAAACCGAGAACCTGGCTTACTGAAAGTGTGAGTTTTCTAATGCTTAAATACCTGATTTTTGAAGGTAGATATACCATCCAACATGTGATGATTGTACGGGGTAAAGGTGAATTGTAATATATTTGCAGCCAATCAATCTTGTTGCAAACATGCTTCGGATAGACTTTGAGGAGAACCATAAAGATCAAACATATAACACATGGTACATGCCAACTTTCTTTACGGTAGGTTGACATATCATTAACGGGTTATGTTTGTCAttaattcatatttttttgataattttgtaaattttggtAAAATTGTGCAGTGCAAATTACAAAATGCTGAATCTGACCTTACAACTATTTCAATATATTTTGATGCTGATAGATATGGAGAAGACATTGAGATGTGTGAGAAGGTTCATTAAATAATGTTTACAATTTATGCATATTTTTTGggttttaaactaatttttattaagtaaTTACATGTTCTTGTAGATATTTGTCCCAATAAATGAAGATAACCAACATTGGTATTGCACACTAGTTGACTTTGTTGAAAAGAAAGTGTACATACTGGATTCGTTGCCTAATTCAACAAAGCAACGAGGTGTTGTGGTTAGAAAGTTAGTAAGTATCATTTTAAGTTGTGTAGCAAATAATGATATGGACATTTTGTGTTACAATCGCGATTTTATTTTTGGATAATAGGTGCAAGATCTTGATACTGTACTACAGCACAAATTTGGGGATAAGTACAAGTTTCAGGCATCGTTATTTGAAGTTGATGAATCTGCTAACATTCCTAAACAGCCGAATGGGTAACTTTCATTAATTATGCTGTTGTGCAGTGCATTGGAATCTCTTCCCTCATTTATTGTGATGATTGATTTACATGCAGCTATGATTGTGGTGTATACGTTATTAATTTCATGAAGTCATCTGAAGTGGAACAAATGAGTTCACTCATGGTACAGTTTTGTAATTTAATATGAGTTTTTTGTGGTGAATAATTTTAAATGTCATTGGTACCGTTATCTTTACTTGCATGGTTAACTCACTAATTCTATTATGGTGTCATGATTTTTCAGTTTCAATCCGAGACTGAACGTTTTAACATTGCAATGGAATTGGTCCTACACCGTAAGAATGCATGGGGATTTCTTCTACAAGATCATTTGCAGAGAAGATGAACAATAAAAGTATTCGTAGTTGGGAAAAAATTCTAATTTATCTTGGCTATTTCTAGCTGAATACCAAGTACTTTATAAGGCAGAAGAACGTGCTTTATATTTGCTATTCTCCTAGCTTACTAAATGTGctttatatttgaagagagaaGCGGTATTCTCCTGAGTGCATATGACAAACACTAATTTGCTGCGAGACTTATGGGATATACCTGTGATAAAAGGAAAAGTGATCCATCCATTGTCATCCTTTTGGCGGgattcactacaagaaatttggtcatcagtgacaactgaTTATTATCACAGAAAAtgtaaaagtcgtcactaacGTGTTTTACTGACAACATTTTAGTTGTCACAAAGTCGTCAGTGAATCTCTGTCGGTAAAGGTACACAGTCACAACATTAAATGTCGTCGGTAAATGTTATTCATTAGTGACaatattttttgtcaataataaATACATATATAGTGACGACATTTCACCTTATCAATGGTGCTCGTAGTAGTGTCGTCAGTAAAATCCTTTTCATAGTTGTCGTTGGTATTGATTGGTGACTCACAACTCTTTAGAGTCGTCACTAAAAATGGCTCTTTACTGACAACATTTATCATCACTATATACCTTTTTGTTATACACCCTatttagtgacaactttttgtTGTTAGTGGAGAAATCTGATTAGTAACAATATATTGTCACTATGAAACCTGATACAAACGATTGTCCTAAAAGCAACCAATTCAACAATACATCAGAGTAGAACCATATAAGGCCTGCTAATTAATATCTAAAAGCATCCATTATACTAAAAAGGAATCCAACAATTCATCAAATCAACAGAACCATAAAAGGCCTGCTAATTAATAGCTAAAAGCATCCATTATGCTACAAAGGACCAAAATATAATGTTTAAGTTCAATGTCATCCTACAAATACTACAATAGAAGTGGTACTGTGTAACCCAAATTGTTCATGCAAAGTCAATCAAGTTTACAAAAAGCATCCGAGCCTCAAAAGTCATAAAAACTTCCAAAACACTTCACGAGCCAAAAAAAGAAGCTTTATCTTCATCCTTCTTGAGTCCACTTAGTAGCTGTGAATTTTGCACAAAATCTGACATAGTAGCATTTGTCTGCATAAAGTAGTATAACAATAGTAAGTAACAAGcattttgaaaaggaaaaaaatcttagATTTACTTATCACAAACTCAAATAATGAGTAGGAAATTattaaggaaaagaataaagaaGGTGAAGAATTATTAAGGAAATTATTAGACAACCAAGTAGAAAAGCTTCCCAAGCATGTCAAAGCAGCTACACAAGAATCATATAATATCATGCCAGATCAACAACACGAGCATCACAGGGTAGGGAGGTCCAGAATTAACTGAATTTCTTACAAAAAGTAGAAATAACTGAATAAGTATTGTGATCCTGAATCCCTGATGCCAAAACATAAATTAAACTAATGCAATAACAAAACTTTTAACAGCTAGACTTACAAAATATCCAAGAAAATCTTTTTGTTGAAGCTCCAAATAGGGTACATTCGATATTTGTTAGACACACAGGCACACTGAGAGAGGGAGGGGGCAACAGAGAGAGATAACAGAATATGCATGCAGCAAACCAAAATCCTTTACCCAGTCATAATTCTTTGAAAGGAATTCAGCTACAGTTGATTTGTGCCTTGTCAAGAGTTCCTGCAATGTGACGAACTTGTCAAACCTGATGCTTGATAAATCCCAGATGAAATTACAAATGATTGCTATCACTAGTCAAAGAGTGCACAGTTATCACAAGACAACAGCAGAATGGTGGATTGCCAATTGTGGAAAAAGAGTAAACAGCATAAAAATTAAGCAAATGCTATAGAAACTACTCTCCAATTGCAATCCCAGACATAAAACTTGGTCAACATTTCTTTTCCAACATAATTTTATAGAAAAGACTAGCAAAGCACATAGCTTGTAGCACCTTTCTACTTGAAGCATTAGTAGGTACATGAAGCTCAACCAGCAACATAAATATTTACAAATCACTTGAAGAAATAAGAACAACAAACTATGGAAGGAAGGGAAACTAGCCTAAGCACAGCTTATATACATTTGCTTTACACATTAACAGGAAAAAGGACTTTCTGTAGTAAAACAGCTCTTGCGCTTTTAGTCAGAAGCACCTTACCTTGAAAGTTGCAGCAGCATCAGCAGCAATATCGAAATTTGGAAGTTGAATataatcaaaaaatttcttCATATGCTCCGATTCCAAGACATACCTGTGAATGATGGCAAGTTTTAGAATATGGAAGTTAAATAGGTAAAATAGCTCATAAAGAAGATTACTGTCAAATTATCAGAGCCAAAAACAGGAGGCAAACGTATGATGTTATTTCCCTTTCCAATACTTAAGCCCAAAAATCAAATAAGCAAAATTACAACCAAAACAAAGATTAACTTTCTGCACCGTGCAACAGTCTGATGGCGTATACATTCTCTAAGCATAGCACCATAGTGTAAAGCCATATCTGTATTCTCATAACTGAATAATCCAACATCAAAGATGAATGAGttaaataacccaaaataagaaaaaagacAATAATTCAACAATGAGGGGAAACAAGAAACCCCACTTCTAGTAAGGTTAAGACATGGGGAACAGCCAAAAACACATCTTCCAGAGATGATATTTAGAAAGACATAAATGAATGACTTTTAAGCTGTGTAATTAGAAAGAAAGGCACTTTGCATGAGAGCAAAGTGCAATAGAAAAGCTCAGAAACAAGTGCAATAGAAATGAAAAGAGCATGATAATCAACTGCTTTGAACCTCTAATTTAGCTTTGATTGAAAAACGTATTCAGCACACCATGCTAAAACACTTGAGTAAAACAAAAGCAAGAAGTTTATCATCCTTATGAAATTAAAGCTGTCAAACCATACAACTAAATTAAATTAATGCACAAAATCAACCATGGAACTGCAACCCATTAAAAAAAGGCTACTGCAAATAAATACTTACAGTGTCATAATCCATTACGATAATACAAACTTTCACCGCAATATATCCACATATTATAACTATAGACAATTCGCCTACACAGTAATCAGCCATGACATCTAATTAGAAGAATACAGACCAGTCAatttatggttttttttttttgcaaaatttgttttcaCCCATGTGACAACCACTTTGAAATTACATAAGAATAAAATCTGGAAAGTCACATGAATACATTGCCCGTGTAACTAAAACTCGTGCAACCAAAGCCCATAAATCAAACAGAGTTCATAGATCATATTCCAAACTTATGAGATGATGTCCGTGTTTATTCCCTACTTATCACTAAGTTCAACTTATATCCTAGCATCAAAGCTTAGTACACACTTTTATGGCAAGACAATTACATAATTCAGGTTTAAACACAAAGACTAGTCCAACTAGTTATGTTAAGAAAAGTATCCAAatctgagttttttttttaaatctcccTTTTGACATTCAACTGGCTACTGTAATCAGTGCAACAAAAAGCTGACTGAAACTCGTCAATCACTAGTCCAGAGCACATAGGCATCAAAACTTCTCAGAAGCAGAGCAAACTACACAAGCTCGACAGCTTCACTACTTTATCTTCTATGGCAAACTCTCCTTTCATTTAACGTCAACAGTGGAAAATGCGGGCTAGATGCAAATCTCTAAAAGATTCTAGATAACATAGGAAGACATACAACTGTGAGTCTGTGATGCAATAGTaaagaaaaagtaaacaaagagcCACTGAATATTGGAAGTGAAAGAAGAAAACTTCAGATTGAACAAGCCAATTGTCAGGACTAAGCGTTCAATAAACATAACTTGAAGTAATTCTCCATGCATCCAATTATTtccacaaagaaaaaagaagcatACACATTATTtccacaaagaaaaaagaagcatTAAGTTTTCATTTCCTGAATCAACCTTACAGAAAATGCCTTCCAATCCAAATCTGAGTATTTAGTGTTATTGTATGTGACAACTTGATGTACACATAACACCCGGAATATACAATCTATACCCAGATTAGAAAAGGGAACCTTTCCCACAAGTCATTACTTCACCAGAAACACCAAGGAACCATATATGAACGCAGGAAAGAACTCTATTTTACTAACACAAACAATTAAAGAACATTACTTGAGCATTTACCAATAATTAAGAATGCTATGAGATGTAGTTACACAAAAACAGATTGAGCTAAGATGCTAGAAGTAGAACAGATTCATTGTaccaaacaaagaagaaaattaaatccaaactacaataaaaaatgaaaagaaaaaattcccTTCAATTAACCAAAAATAGTCCCATAGTTATCACTCCGGGCAAAGCACAAAAGAGACgggaaaaagaaatagaagTGATTACCCTCTTGGAAACAGAACGAATGTTTCGTGTTGCAACCTTGGAGAAAATTGTTTCGTGTTACATGGCCAAGAACTGAATTTAGAGCACAAAGACTTTGGGTTCAGAAAACTGAAACAATCAAGAggcaagtaacttgatttgagAATATGATCACCAGCGCCAAGGGCTCTTATATCATTATCAAAAGCTTcagtttgaattgaaatttctggtttacaaACGCAAGAGCACTTGGAGGCTGAAACTATTCacattaaaacaagtaaacaccaATCATTGCAAACTAAGGAGATTATGTTCAGATTTACAATCAAAACACATTAAACTACCTTCGAAGAAACGtaaatcatcctaaaatttttgagcaaagtccatcTGAAAAATCTGTACCCTCTCAAGAATGTCATAATTCTTAATGGTCTTGGCTGAAATCTGGCTCATTCACTACAAAACCATCACAAgatttgtattaaaaaaaggCCACAACAACACATAATCATAGCAAATAGGTAACATAAAACTTAGGcgtgaagaagaaaaaaatgtacCTGAATATTTCCGTCTCCTAACAAGCTAGTGTTTCGTACATGACTTTGGATTAATGAAGGATTGCATGCCCACATTAATGCCTATTCAAATGCAAATACAGCACAATTATATGGCAAACTCTCGGgacaaaaataaaagcaagCTATATATTACCTGACCAGGAGGAATGATCTCAAACCAGTTACTATCCATTAACTCCTTATTGCATCCATGCCGTGAATCTGATTGCAGTAGGCCATAGGATGAGCCTACCAGGTTCGAATTTACATTGTCAACATAATTGGGTGCTCCAACATCATCATAATTGTGAGTTTCATATGCATCTGTGCACACTTTAGTACATTTTCGTCTATCATGTCCAAATGACCTGCGGAAAAAAAATTGCCAAGCACAATCCATAAACATAAAGAATGAATTTATAAAGGAAAATAAGAAGTGTACATATATAGCTGACATTTTTGGCCTTCTAACATCAATCCAATGAGTGGATCAAAAATAGCATTACTCATTCATATCTAGTTTTGAAAAGCTATTCTAACCGTAGAATAAGACAATTTTAAGAGTAGCCGATTACTTGCAATTTTTGCATTGTCGTCGCTTTCGCTTGTGAGTGAAATGTTTTGCCTTTTGTCCCTTTGTAGCAACAACAATTGGATCACGAACATCAAAGTCACTCCTCTTTATGGACTCATCCATCATATTATCCTTTTTTTTAGCGTTATGCACTAGAGGCGCATCATTCACCCAAAGATTTTTGAAACGAGATGTTGAATTTATAATGCACTCTCTAGCTTCATCATATCCTTGTTGTGTCTTAACTGCAT
It contains:
- the LOC113750760 gene encoding ubiquitin-like-specific protease ESD4, which gives rise to MLRIDFEENHKDQTYNTWYMPTFFTCKLQNAESDLTTISIYFDADRYGEDIEMCEKIFVPINEDNQHWYCTLVDFVEKKVYILDSLPNSTKQRGVVVRKLVQDLDTVLQHKFGDKYKFQASLFEVDESANIPKQPNGYDCGVYVINFMKSSEVEQMSSLMFQSETERFNIAMELVLHRKNAWGFLLQDHLQRR
- the LOC113749724 gene encoding putative MO25-like protein At5g47540, which codes for MALHYGAMLRECIRHQTVARYVLESEHMKKFFDYIQLPNFDIAADAAATFKELLTRHKSTVAEFLSKNYDWTNATMSDFVQNSQLLSGLKKDEDKASFFGS